Proteins encoded by one window of Candidatus Binataceae bacterium:
- a CDS encoding thiamine pyrophosphate-binding protein — MAETTSDFLVDKLRDWSVNVIFGFLGDGNNAIMEALRTRQNKVRFIQVRHEEAAAFMACAYANFTGRLGARLATSGPISSLALSAPWPIRITALRPALRTSAALGRL, encoded by the coding sequence GTGGCTGAAACGACTTCAGACTTCTTAGTCGACAAGCTACGCGACTGGAGCGTGAACGTGATTTTCGGGTTTCTCGGCGACGGCAATAACGCCATCATGGAGGCCTTGCGCACGCGCCAGAACAAGGTGCGCTTCATCCAGGTTCGCCACGAAGAAGCCGCTGCCTTCATGGCCTGCGCTTACGCCAACTTTACTGGCCGGCTGGGTGCCCGCCTGGCCACCTCGGGACCGATTTCGTCGCTTGCGTTGAGCGCGCCTTGGCCGATCAGGATTACCGCCTTGCGTCCTGCGTTGAGAACTTCGGCCGCCTTGGGCAGGTTGTAG
- a CDS encoding HPP family protein gives MAIKGGTMDQAAPLPSPPGSKLIPDWLFAPISSAMLIAVAGVVGLEFGQPWIFASLGPTAFQLSEYPDHKSARLYNVLVGHGLGLAMGFAALALFNSWNAPKVLATHDLTAIRVWTCVVAMFLTAMGILLLRASHPPAGSTSLLVALGSFQNAHGALTILIGVTIVGLTGELFKLLRLAMLRRQPVIASNTHML, from the coding sequence TTGGCAATTAAGGGTGGCACGATGGACCAGGCCGCACCGCTACCCTCGCCACCCGGGAGCAAGCTGATCCCTGACTGGCTGTTCGCTCCAATCAGCTCGGCGATGCTAATCGCCGTGGCCGGAGTCGTCGGCTTGGAGTTCGGCCAACCCTGGATTTTTGCCAGCCTCGGTCCCACCGCTTTCCAGCTCAGCGAATATCCAGATCACAAGAGCGCACGCCTATACAACGTCCTGGTCGGGCACGGCCTGGGCCTTGCGATGGGCTTCGCGGCGTTGGCCCTGTTCAATTCCTGGAATGCACCCAAAGTCCTAGCCACGCATGACTTGACCGCGATTCGGGTCTGGACCTGCGTGGTCGCGATGTTTCTGACCGCCATGGGAATCTTGCTGCTACGAGCCTCGCACCCACCCGCGGGCTCCACTAGCTTATTGGTTGCGCTGGGTAGTTTTCAGAACGCTCACGGCGCATTGACAATCTTAATCGGCGTCACCATCGTTGGCCTGACCGGGGAGCTATTCAAGCTGCTGCGGCTAGCGATGCTGCGGCGGCAACCCGTGATCGCGAGCAACACCCACATGCTTTGA